A window of Gloeocapsopsis sp. IPPAS B-1203 contains these coding sequences:
- a CDS encoding PIN domain-containing protein, with protein sequence MAATTITNIYYIVCRAAGRVVAQDAITQVLSDLNICAIDLEILERALALNFQDFEDALQYVCAVMHNVDAIVTRDPSGFVKAEIP encoded by the coding sequence ATTGCAGCAACGACAATCACCAACATTTATTATATCGTCTGTAGAGCAGCAGGGAGAGTAGTGGCTCAAGATGCTATTACGCAAGTTCTGTCAGATTTAAACATTTGTGCAATCGATTTAGAAATACTAGAACGAGCGCTTGCACTGAATTTTCAAGATTTTGAGGATGCACTACAGTATGTCTGTGCGGTAATGCATAACGTGGATGCAATAGTAACTCGCGATCCGTCTGGATTTGTTAAGGCGGAGATTCCGTAA
- a CDS encoding RNA-guided endonuclease TnpB family protein, translated as MFIYEYKVNPKPQQIVAINEAIRTAQFVRNKVLRFWMDNRGIGKTEMFRYNTSLRKQFKFVEDLNCHACQTAVERVLRAVNRFYDNCKKQKPGKKGYPQFKKHSRSVEYKVSGWKLSDNQKHITFTDKKGIGNLKLIGSRDLNFYSLEQIKRVRIIRRADGYYVQFSIQLDPRDTVEPITPSQKAVGIDVGIKYFLADSQGNIEHNPQFYRSGEQQLNRLNRRKSKKFKRGKPQSKTYHKALIRYARAHLKISRQREEFVKRVALRLIKSNDLVAYENLNVQGMVKNRHLAKSISDAGWSTFRHWLEYFGYKYGKVTVAVAPHNTSQICSNCGEKVQKSLSTRTHVCPHCNYVEDRDINASLNILQRGLSTVGHTGSYKLGEFDPLAGLEQSYSVKIGL; from the coding sequence GTGTTTATCTACGAGTACAAAGTCAATCCAAAACCACAACAAATAGTTGCCATTAATGAAGCGATTAGGACAGCTCAGTTCGTCCGTAACAAGGTGCTTCGTTTTTGGATGGATAATCGTGGTATAGGAAAGACCGAGATGTTTAGATATAACACTAGCTTAAGAAAGCAGTTTAAATTTGTAGAAGACCTGAATTGTCATGCTTGCCAAACTGCTGTTGAAAGAGTGTTAAGGGCGGTGAATCGCTTTTACGACAACTGCAAAAAACAGAAACCTGGTAAGAAGGGATATCCGCAATTCAAAAAACACTCTCGTTCAGTCGAATATAAAGTATCGGGATGGAAATTATCAGACAACCAGAAGCATATTACTTTCACCGACAAGAAAGGGATAGGTAATCTCAAATTAATAGGTTCCAGGGACTTAAATTTTTATTCCTTAGAGCAAATCAAGCGAGTGAGAATTATACGTCGTGCCGATGGATATTACGTGCAGTTCTCAATACAACTAGATCCTAGAGACACGGTTGAGCCTATAACTCCCAGTCAAAAAGCAGTAGGTATTGATGTGGGTATCAAGTATTTCTTGGCGGATAGTCAAGGGAATATTGAGCACAACCCACAGTTTTATCGTTCAGGTGAACAACAGTTGAATCGTTTAAATAGGAGGAAGTCTAAAAAGTTTAAGCGGGGTAAACCTCAGTCCAAGACTTATCACAAAGCGCTCATTCGATATGCTAGGGCGCATTTAAAAATAAGTAGGCAACGAGAAGAGTTTGTCAAGAGAGTGGCACTCCGTTTAATCAAGTCTAACGACTTAGTAGCCTATGAAAATTTAAATGTTCAAGGCATGGTTAAAAATCGACATTTAGCTAAATCGATTAGTGATGCAGGATGGTCTACTTTCCGGCATTGGTTAGAGTATTTCGGTTATAAATATGGCAAAGTAACTGTAGCAGTTGCGCCCCATAATACCAGTCAAATTTGCTCTAACTGTGGGGAGAAAGTGCAGAAGTCTTTATCTACTAGAACTCATGTTTGTCCACACTGTAATTATGTAGAAGATAGAGATATCAACGCTTCCCTAAACATCCTACAACGAGGACTAAGTACGGTAGGGCATACCGGATCTTATAAGCTTGGGGAGTTTGATCCTCTGGCTGGGTTGGAGCAATCCTACTCAGTTAAGATTGGACTGTGA